In Herbaspirillum sp. WKF16, one genomic interval encodes:
- the nrdR gene encoding transcriptional regulator NrdR: MKCPFCNHEETPVLDTRVSEDGSSIRRRRRCDSCDKRFTTYERIELTMPVIVKKNGSRTEFDPAKLRGSLMLALRKRPVSAEAIDVAIQSIQEKLLQSGAREVMSGQIGEYVMRELKRLDKIAYIRFASVYKSFEDVTEFQDAIAEVGQERKGAKKRES, from the coding sequence ATGAAGTGCCCATTCTGCAACCACGAAGAAACCCCGGTGCTGGATACGCGCGTGTCCGAGGACGGCAGCTCGATCCGCCGCCGCCGCCGCTGCGACAGTTGCGACAAGCGCTTCACCACCTACGAGCGCATCGAGCTGACCATGCCGGTGATCGTCAAGAAGAACGGCAGCCGCACCGAGTTCGATCCGGCCAAGCTGCGCGGCAGCCTGATGCTGGCGCTGCGCAAGCGCCCGGTGTCGGCCGAGGCGATCGACGTGGCCATCCAGAGCATCCAGGAAAAGCTGCTGCAAAGCGGCGCGCGAGAAGTGATGTCGGGCCAGATCGGCGAGTACGTGATGCGGGAGCTCAAGCGCCTGGACAAGATCGCCTATATTCGCTTCGCCTCGGTGTACAAGAGCTTCGAGGACGTCACCGAATTCCAGGACGCGATCGCCGAAGTGGGGCAGGAGCGCAAGGGCGCCAAGAAGCGCGAAAGCTGA